TGAACTGAGATATGAAGATAGACGGGTCGATCCTTTACGCCCGCTACTGGCCCCTAAAGAGCTCTACCTACTCACAGATCAGATTTTCTCTCATTTTAAGGCCCTACCAAGAAGTCTGCTTAAGGTCGGCAATGACCCCGACAAGGGTCATCAGGCTAAGCTAGAAAAGCTGCCAGAATTAACTGCCAACCACAAACTCAAGCAGCCCCTGCTCCAGCTTCAGGAATATGCGACCAAAGAGACCAGCATACTCTTCAGCGCCGAATCTGAGGGACGTCGAGAAGCCTTACTCGAACTGCTCAGCAAGATAAACATCAAGCCGAAGCGATTCGACAGCTTAGAGGAATTTACCTCCTCGAAGGCTAAGCTTGGACTCATAGTCTCCCCTCTCTCTAACGGCTGTATCATAGAGAAGAGCCGGGGTGGGAAGTTTAGCCTTATTTGTGAAACCGAGCTTTTCGGTCATCGAATCTCCCAGAAACGTCGTCGGGACAAACAGAAACAGATAAGTAGCGATGCCTTAGTCAAAAACTTAGCTGAGCTGAAAGTCGGCCAACCCATAGTCCACTTAGATCATGGAGTCGCAAAATATCAAGGACTAGAAACGTTAGATACTGGGGGTCTTATCGCCGAGTACCTAAAGTTAGAGTATGCCGGCGGTGACAAGCTTTATGTACCTGTGTCTGCACTTCACCTCATCAGCCGTTATAGTGTGGGGCCAGATGAAGAAGCAAACTTAAACAAACTCGGCAATGAAACATGGGCCAAGGCTAAGAAGAAAGCGGTAGAGAAGATCCGTGATGTAGCCGCCGAACTGCTCGATGTCTATGCACGCAGGCAATCAAGGCCTGGTTCGGCCTGTAAGATCGATGAGCAAGAATATGCTCAGTTTGCCAATAGTTTCCCCTTCGAAGAAACGGTGGATCAAGAGACTTCAATCAATGCTGTTTTGACCGATATGTGTTCGCCCATCGCCATGGATAGACTTGTGTGTGGTGATGTAGGTTTTGGTAAGACTGAGGTGGCAATGAGAGCCGCCTTCGTCGCAGTCAACGATGGTAAGCAAGTCGCCATCTTAGTGCCGACCACCTTGCTGGCACAGCAACACTTCGAGAACTTCAAAGACAGATTTGCCGATTGGCCGGTTAAAATTGAGGTGATTTCTCGCTTCAAGACGGCTAAAGAACAGAAGCTGATCATGGATGAGCTAAGTAAAGGTAAAGTCGATATCATCATAGGCACCCATAAGTTACTGCATTCCGAGGGTGATTTTGAAAACCTAGGCTTATTGGTCATAGATGAAGAGCATAGATTTGGTGTTAGGCAGAAAGAACAAATTAAGGCTCTGCGGGCTCACGTAGATATCCTGACGTTAACCGCGACGCCTATACCCAGAACCTTAAATATGGCTATGTCGGGCATGCGAGATCTATCGATTATTGCTACCCCACCGGCGAAGAGACTCGCGGTAAAGACCTTTATCAGAGAATACGACACCACCACCATACGAGAAGCCTTACTGCGTGAAATTCTCCGTGGCGGACAAGTTTACTTTCTCCACAATAAAGTGGAGACCATAGAGAAACGCGCCAAGGAAATCAGTGAGCTGCTACCAGAGGCTAGAGTCGTCACGGCTCACGGTCAGATGCGGGAACGCGATTTGGAAAGAGTCATGTCTGACTTTTATCATCAAAAGTTCAATGTTCTCGTCTGTACTACCATTATCGAGACAGGTATCGATGTGCCCTCGGCTAACACCATAGTCATAGAGAGAGCCGATAACTTTGGCTTAGCTCAACTACATCAGCTTAGAGGACGAGTCGGTCGCTCCCATCACCAGGCTTATGCCTATATGATGACGCCGCATCCTAAAAGTATTACCTCAGATGCACGCAAACGGTTAGAAGCCATCGGCGCCTTAGAAGACTTAGGTGCTGGCTTTATGCTAGCAACCCAAGATCTTGAAATCCGCGGCGCTGGCGAACTGTTAGGCGATGAACAATCGGGCCATATATCCAAAATAGGTTTCACCCTGTATATGGAGATGCTGGAAGATGCGGTTAAGTCGCTTAAAGAGGGTAAAGAGCCCTCTCTGAGTCAGATGCTTAGACGTCAATGTGAGATAGAACTGCGAATTCCGGCCCTGCTTCCCGATGATTTCGTCCATGACGTCAATATTCGCTTGTCACTGTATAAACGGATTGCCAACTGTGATTCAGAAAATGCCCTCGATGAGCTTAAAGTCGAACTCATTGACCGCTTTGGTATGCTACCCGATGCCACTAAGAATCTGATGGAGCTAACCCTGTACAAACATCAGGCTACTAGCCTAGGCATTAAGAAACTTGAGGTGCACGCTAAGGGCGGCAGCCTGGAATTTAACGACGATCATTGCGTCGATCCGGGATTTATTATCGGTTTACTTCAAAGTCAGCCACAAAACTATCGAATGGATGGCCCGAGTAAGTTAAAATTCCTAATTCCAGCCGAGTCACATAAAGACAGACTGGCACTGGTTAACTTGCTATTAGGGCAATTATCACAACATCGTCTTGGAGAATAATGTGTTAAGACAAACTTTTTTAATCATTGTAGGCCTACTCTCTCTATCTCAGCAGGCCTATGCCCAGAATGAGCGTTGGTTTGAAGTTGAGGTCTACCTCTTCGAGAGAAGTGGACAGTCTCAAGAGCAAGCACCTACGCATGCTTCTTTTCAAAATCCAAAACACATGGTCGATCTTATCTCGCCATTGTTCAGCTCCCATATTACCGATACATGCTCTGCACTTGATAGGGCCACAAATCCCGACGAATGTAGCCAACAAAGCAGTTCATATCCATCGCAGATCCCATGGAGTATTGCAGCCCCATCACCAAAATATGCTGTACCTGGTGGCTCTCCCGTACTGCTAGCCAGTAATCAAAATCATTTCAAAGACATCATCAGTAAACTGTCGAGGCAAAGAGGCAATAAGAGTCTTCTGCACATGACTTGGCAACAGGCGATGCAACCCAGACACAGAGCCACACCCATTCGACTCTTCTCTGGCAAAGACTATTCTTCGCGTTTTGCGCTCAACGGCCAAACGAGTGGATCAGATGCTGATCAGGTTAATTTTCAGCAAGGAAATACTGGAGTCGTAGAACATGGGCCGGTATGGAAACTCGATGGCACAATCAACATCTACCTGGATCACTTCCTCTATGTTGAAACAGCATTGACCTTAAGAGAGGAAGGCACTAAGACTTCAAGCGTGATGAACCATGATACTGGATATAATTCAGGGGTCGTTAGCCAGTCTTCCCCCTTCCTGTATTCCTTCATTATGCAGCAAAACAAACGCGTAAGAAGTGATGAAATTCATTACTTCGATCATCCCAGAATGGGCATGATTCTACAGATAAGAAAGATGCAGCAACCATAGACAGAGCGAATACCAACACATCAGAATAATAGCAATTGGTATCATATTCTGAAAAGTGCAAACATAAAAAAGACCCTGAGCCTTTCGGCTTAGGGTCTTTTTTATGATCGGATTAGGATTGAACTATCGAGAAGTCTAAATAGATCTCATTGGCTTCGTCTTCTTCAACAAAACTTGAGAGACATTAGATTAAAGAGAATCGACTTTACGCCAATCGATTCCTTCATTATGCATAGACAGACGTTAATCGCCAGATCTAGGATTGAACTATCGAGAAGTCTAAATAGATCTCATTAGCTTCGTCTTCTTCAACAAAAACTTGAGAGACATTAGATTAAAGAGAATCGACTTTACGCCAATCGATGCCTTCATTATGCATAGACAGACGTTAATCGCCAGATCTAGGATTGAACTATCGAGAAGTCTAAATAGATCTCATTGGCTTCGTCTTCTTCAACAAAAATTTGGGAGACATTGGATTAAAGAGAACCGACTTTACACCAATCGATGCCTTCATTATGCAGCTAGATCTGGCCTATAGGTATTACTTCAGACAAGTTCAAACACAAAAGACCCTAAGTGCGAATTTCTAAGTGCTAAGAGTCTTTTTATGATCTGATTAGGATTGAACTATCGAGAAGTCTAAATAGATCTCATTAGCTTCGTCTTCTTCAACAAAAACTTGAGAGACATTGCATTGAGGAGAACCGACTTGGCACCAATCGATCAGATTATCTACCGCGGGAAAGGCTCCCTGAGCTAAAATGGTGACACTACCATCATCGTCATTTGAAACATAACCAGTTAAGCCTAAGGCTTTGGCTTTTGATAAGGTATAACGCCTATAACAGACGCCTTGCACCTTTCCTTGAACGCTTATCTTGACTCTTTTCATACTGAAATCCTCAAGTTCCCTCTTTGAAGATAACGTAAACCTGTCGACTAGGCAAAATACAGGCAAAAAAAACAGCTAACTAAAATTGGCTAGCTGCATCGGGCGACATACGCAAATTGGTGATTCTGAAACAAACTAACAATGCAAATGTATCAATTTGTATCAGTTGTTATCATATCTGACACTTTACACTGACGAAGATAACATTTAAACAAAAACTAGATTTTTCATCTGGTTTTTACGCTGCATGTGATCAAGATCACCTGTAGCAAGCCTTAAATCAGTATCTTATACTAATGTACCAGTTAGTCATTTCTCAGATTTAAGTAAGTTACTTTAGCTTATGGCTGAATGACGGCCACAAAAAAGCCGCTCGAAAGCGGCTAATAACATTGTTACCAAGCTAGATAACAAACGAACCCTGCTTAAATAAAGATATTTCAGATAGATGGCTCGCTAACGCTGGAAATTTATGGGGCTGATCTTCATCCCAAATCACTGGGTAATATTGACTCAGTGCCTCATGAACCTGAGTATTACTATTCTCATCATCTAACCGAGATAGAATAACCAGCGATTTACCCGCATTTTTAGACCTGAAGCGTGCAACACATTTATTGGCAATATCGGCATATTCTTCGGGCCTGTCAATCTTGCCTGTCATGTTGATCTCGGGTGACAGGTTAGGATTAATTAACACAGCTTTCAGACCATTTAAATATCCGATGCGCTCGGCCCAAAATGCGCCTAAGCCCACTCCAAAAATTAAAGGAGCGGGATCATCTGACTGTCGGAGTTGGCGACTCACTTCGTTTAGCAACTGCTGCATATCGTGCTTAGGATGCTGAGTGCTATAACTCACCAGACGCACATCCTTGTCGATAAATTGCAATTGACGCATCTTTTCATGATTACCCGGACTCGTCGAATCGAAGCCATGTAAATATAAGATCATCTTACTACCTGTAATAATGCCGAATATTCACCTTAGCCAACTTAATCATTCAATGAGTTGAGCTATATCAAATTTTCAGACGAAAGAGATTAACTTTTACTGACTGAATGTGTCAGCCAAAGTTTTAGCCTTTTTCCAGCGCTCTTCTTGCTGTAATGCTTGGGCTACTATACTGGCATCAGGTTTTAATAACTTAGCCGTTCTATATGGCTCTTCGCTAGGCCAATCAAGTTCATTGAGTACTTCTGCGGCGCCGGCAGCATCGTTACACACTAAGATCATGTTGCAACCTGCATCTAGTGCCGCTTTCGCTCTCTGCTTATAGCCTCCAACAACACCGGCACCTTTCATGCCGAGATCATCAGAAAATATGACCCCTTGAAAATCCAGCTCACCTCGCAACACTTGCTTAAGCCAATAAGAAGAGAAACCTGCAGGGTTAGGATCGACCTTAGGATAGATAACATGAGCTGGCATCACGCCTTGAAGCTTCTGCTGCTCGATAAGGGTCTTAAAAGGAACCATATCCAAATCACGTATTTCGGCCTCACTGCGCTCATCTACCGCTTGAGCCAAATGTGAATCCGTCTCTACACTGCCATGACCAGGAAAATGTTTACCCACAGCAGCCATGCCAGCTTGATTCATTCCAGAAATAAAACTCTCGGCTAAACTAATCACGGTTTCTGGCTCAGAGCCAAATGCCCTCTTTCCTATCACTCTGCTAATTCTGTCCAGATCCAGCACAGGAGCGAAACTGAGATCGATATCGCACGCCAATAGCTCAATGGCCATGAGGAAACCTAATTCAACGGACCAAGCTTGTGCCTTTTGTATATCGCCGCCGGCATGAGGCAATATATCCCCCATTGCAGGAATAAGAGTGAAACCTTCTCGAAAGCGCTGCACTCGTCCGCCTTCCTGATCTACGGCTATGATAAGATCGGATCTCACCTCTCTTACTGATTTTATTAACGAGATCAATTGCTCTCTGCTATCAAAATTTCGCGTAAACAGAATCAAGCCGCCAACCATAGGATGCTTGAGCTGTTCAAGCTCAGCTTGGCTAGCTTGGATCGATAAAAGGTCTAACATTAAATAGCTCACGCTTACTCCTCAAGATACCTAATCACAATAATTTCTTATCTTTACCCATAAGAAATAGTTCAAATAAATACAGTATAATCTGCTTAGCCGACTGCTTGTAACACTGAATCATTGCCTTAGCTAAGCTAATCTGAAACTTTCTATTAAAAAAACTCATGATAAGTCATTTAGCAAAGTATGTGATAATTTCAGATCATAGATTTAAACAAGTAGAATTGATTTAAACAAGCAAAGACTAGAATAACATATCAGGACTTTTATCCATCTAAACTTGATGAGTTAAATGGATCTTAGACTAATATTAATAGTAGAAAGTATTGTAAATACAACAATAATAACAAACAGGGTATATAAGCATGATAAGTGTATTTGATATGTTCAAAATCGGCATTGGACCGTCAAGCTCACATACAGTGGGTCCAATGAAAGCGGGTAACATCTTTATCAATGATCTCGATAGAGAAGGCCTGCTCGAACGTACAGATGAACTGCGATCAGAATTATTTGGCTCCCTGGGACAAACGGGTAAAGGCCACGGCACAGGTAAAGCCGTTATTTTAGGCTTAATGGGCGAAGCACCAGACACTGTCGATACCGATACCATAGATGCAGTTTTAAAAGATGTGAGTCAAAACCAGCAACTGCTGATGGCAAATGGCAAACACGTTATTTTCAGTCGTGAATCCGGCGTTATCTACCATAGACGTAAAAGTTTGCCAGCCCACGCGAACGCTATGACCTTGTATGCCTATTCTGCTGGTGAATGTATTTATGAGAGGACGTACTACTCAGTGGGTGGCGGTTTCATCTTAGATCAAGATGAAATTAAAGCCCAAGACGCATCTCCAGCCCTACCAATCGAATCAGCTCCTTTTGATTTTGATAGCGCGGCTCAATTGCTCGAATATTGTAATAGCAATGGTTTGAGTATTTCTGCCTTGATGATGGAAAATGAACTGAGTATCGCCAATGAAGCTGATATCAGAAAGCAGCTGTGGAATATCTGGCAGACGATGACAGATTGTGTCGAACGTGGCTACCATAAAGAAGGATTACTGCCTGGTGGACTTAAACTCAGACGCCGAGCTCCGGCCATGTATCGCAGACTAAAAGCAGAAGGCAAAAACAGTGTCGATCCACTCGCCGCATTAGATTGGGTCGATCTATTTGCCCTATCTGTTAATGAACAAAATGCGGCAGGTGATAGAGTCGTCACAGCCCCTACCAATGGCGCCGCTGGTATTATTCCAGCAGTCTTATGCTACTACAACATGTTTGTTCAAGAAGTCGATAACGACATCTGTTGTCGCTACCTGTTAACCGCAGCAGCTATAGGCATTCTCTATAAGAAAAATGCGTCTATCTCAGGTGCCGAAGTCGGCTGCCAGGGTGAAGTTGGTGTAGCCTGCTCCATGGCAGCCGCCGCTTTAACCGAGATAATGGGCGGTACAGTCGAACATGTAGAAAACGCGGCTGAGATAGGTATGGAGCATAACCTAGGATTGACTTGCGATCCTGTTGGCGGCTTAGTACAGGTCCCTTGTATCGAACGAAATGCCATGGGTGCGGTGAAAGCGATTAACGCATCTCGTATGGCACTTCGTGGTGACGGTAATCACAAGGTATCACTTGATAAAGTGATCAAGACCATGATGGATACAGGTAAAGATATGCGCAGTAAATATAAGGAAACAGCAAAGGGGGGCCTAGCTGTTAATATTGTTGAATGCTAATAAAATGTTGAATGACGCTATATTAAAATGAACGTCATGATCATCAGACATAAAAAAACTCGCTTATGCGAGTTTTTTTATGTCTTTTATCCAGTAAGAAATATTCAGATAAGTGTTACCTTACCGGCAATTCGATATCGGCAAACATATTCTCTATCAATTGAGGGTCCCTAAGGGCAACCGCTTTTTCGACCACCTCTTTGGTGAGGTGCGGAGCGAAGTGCTCGATGAACTCATACATATAAGTTCTTAGGAAATTCCCTTTTCTAAAGCCTATCTTAGTCGTGCTATGTGCAAACAAGTGGCTAGCATCGATAGCCACTAAGTCTCGGTCCAAAATAGGATCAATTGCCATAGACGCTATCACACCAACCCCTAAACCAAGTCTCACATAGGTTTTCAACACGTCGGCACTGGTGGCACTAAACACCACTCTGGGTTCTAATCCCGCACTATTGAATGATTTTTCGATTTCTGATTCACGGTCGAAACCAAATACATAAGTCACTAAAGGAAAGCGACCCAGATCTTCAATGGAGATATTACTGCGAGTCGCTAACGGATGATCTCGTGTAACCACAATCGAGCGATTCCAATGATAACAAGGTAACATGATCAGATCGGAATAGAGATGCATACCTTCGGTGGCAATGGCGAAGTCGGCATCGCCTCTCGCCGCTAGCTCACTGATTTGTGAAGGCGTTCCCTGATGCATGTGTAAATTCACTTTAGGATAACGGTCGATAAAGCCACGAATGATATTAGGTAGCGCATATCTGGCCTGAGTATCCGTGGTTGCGATATTCAACTCCCCCTGATCAGGTTTAGTGTACTCTTCGGCAACCTTCTTAATACTCTCTACTTTACCTAAAATATTATTTGCTATACTTATGACCTGTTTGCCTGCCGGAGTCACATGGGTTAAATGTTTGCCGCTACGACCGAAGATTTGTATACCCAGTTCATCTTCAAGCATGCGAACTTGTTTACTTATCCCAGGCTGAGATGTATAGAGGTTTTCAGCGGTAGCCGAAACGTTGAGGTTATGATTCACCACCTCTGCAATGTATCTGAGTTGCTGCAGCTTCATCTTTTATCCTTCAATTCGACTTCTATTTAATGCTTTTTAATCGGGCTGGAATGGGAGATTAAGTATAAGAAATAGTTATAGTACAACGTGAAAATTAAATCAATATGGAATATAACATAGAGTTCACACCATTCACACGACATTAGTGCAAAGGTGGACTAAGATAACTATGCTAGAGTGTTGATTTATAGTAGCATTAATGTAATTGCATATTTAACGGTAGACCTATGATATTTACTTTGGTTCTGATCAGTATTGGCGCACTCTTATTACTCGTAATCGGAATTAATGTCATACAGCAGCAAAAAGAACGTGCAGAGGCAGAACGCCGAACTGAACTGGCTAGGCAGAGAGCCATTATTGATGAAACCGAAGAAGTACTTTCGCACACAGGTATGTTCCCCTGCTCCTCGCAGTTAGTGCAGGTGTTATACAAACGTGTCGAAGATGCTCTTGGATTAGCCGTTAACTATGCCGCCAATCAAGCTGGTGATTACCAAAGAAGACAAGCCGACATAGGTGCTCAAGTTAAGAATTTAGCAGCGAGTCCTAAGCAAGCACCTTCGATAGAAAGCTTCCGTCTGCCCGATAATGATAAGCAAATATTGACTCTGGTACAGGTACTGAAGAAGCTCAAAGCCATACTTCGTGCAGAGCATAATAAGGGTAAAGTTGATCCTGGTATTTTTGCCGAAGAAGAAGGTCGAATCGATAGCCTACAGCTCAGAATTAATGTTGATTCCATGTTATCCCGAGCAAGAGCCGCCTGCTTTATGAAACAATATGGCTCCTCAAAACAGATGGTGACCAAGGCCCTCTCGACCTTACACGCCATCAAGGCTCAAACACCTAATGACCCTTTTATCGCCAAAAAGGTCGATGAAGCAAAAGCCATGTTAGACGAGATTATGGGAGAACAAAAGCTGGCATCTCCTGTGGTCAAGCAAGTGAAAGAAGAGGAAGATATCGACGTACTATTCCAGCCAAAGAAGAAGTGGTAATAGCACAAGAGTCCTCGCTAAAATTCACCAAACACCCCAAAAAGGCTCTTACATAATATGTGAGAGCCTTTTGTTTTAAGCTGATAAACACCTTTACTCCCCCTCAAGTCTTCGAGCATTCAAGGCCATAATGTTCCCTCGGTAACGCCTCTATGGGTTACTCTCAATAATTGCTCTGCATTATTCTAATAATGCCAGTCCCCATCCGTGAGCTCGTACCTCCTGATTCCATTCATTCGTACATTTATTGGCATTTCCTCCTTCTGACCCATATGGATATGGCAAATGTCTTTGAAGCGTTGGGAACGCTAGACCTTAGAGATCACCCTCAAGCATTCAAGCTGGATCATGAAATGAGTTCTGGATGACAGAAAACAGTGACAACTCATAGATTATAACTGGAACTTCTAACCTCTAGTTTCGTAAACTGCAGACAATAAAAAGCCCCGATAAATCGAGGCTTTCTGTTAAAGGTTAACTCTGTCGGCGTTAATCTTCAGTCTTTTCGGCTTTCTTTGGCTTAGCTTTAGCTTTTGGCTTTGCTTTAGCCTTAGTAGTCGTTGCCGCTTTTGCTTTTGGCTTAGCTTTCTTCTTCGCCTCTGTCACCCACTTACCGTCGATGAATTTCGAAGTCCAGCCCGTTGCCTTACCATCAACATCGGTAGCAACGTATTGCTCCTTTGTCTTACGGCTAAAGCGAACCGATGCCTTATTACCATCATCGTCTTTAACTGGAGCGTCTGCTAGATAGGCATATTTAGGCCATAATAGCTCACGATACTTAACCAACTCTTCCACTAATGGCGCACGAGTTTCACGTGATTTAGGGAAAGTACTGGCTGCCATAAATATACCGGCAGCACCATCTCTAAGCACGAAGTAACCATCAGACTTAGTACACTTAACATCAGGTAGATGAATCGGGTCCTCCTTTGGAGGCGCAGCTTCACCACTCTTTAGCAACTTACGGGTATTCTTACATTCGCTGTTAGTACAGCCAAAGTATTTACCGAAGCGGCCATTCTTAAGCTCCATGTCATTGCTACAGCGGTCACACTCAATAATCGGGCCTTCATAACCCTTAATCTTAAATTGACCGAGTTCAACTTCATGACCAACACATATGGGGTTATTACCACAAACATGTAGCTTACGAGTCTCATCAATAAGGTAGCTGTCCATGGCAGTACCACAGATGTCACAACGATGCTTAGCACGCAATGCATCCGTTTCAACATCTTCACTGTTCTCACTCACGGCTTCTTCACCTGGAGTAAGATTCATGGTGGTTTTACAGCGTTCCTTAGGCGGTAAGGCATAGCCGGAACAACCTAGGAACACACCTGTAGTACCCGTGCGGATCCCCATAGGACGTTCACAAGTCGGACACTTGATGTTGTCAGTTGGCACCATCTCGTTCGGGCGCATTCCGCCCTCTTCCGGTGGCAGCTCTGCCTGTTCTATCTGCTTGGTAAGATCTTTATAGAAACCATCAAGCACTTTCTTCCACTTGAGTTCGCCCTTGGCTACATCATCGAGTGTCTGTTCCATGCCCGCAGTAAAGTCATAGCTCATTAGCTCCTTGAAGCTGCCGACCAGACTTTCACTGACAATCTCACCCATCTTTTCTGCGTAGAAGCGACGGTTTTCGACGCGCACATAACCACGGTCCTGAATCGTCGAAATAATCGTTGCATAGGTTGATGGACGACCGATACCACGCTTTTCTAGCTCTTTAACCAGAGAAGCTTCACCGTATCTGGCTGGCGGCTTGGTAAAGTGCTGCTTTGGATCCAGCTCTTTAAGATCTAGCTTATCGCCTTGTTCAATATGAGGCAGAGTACTCTCTTCCTCATTTTTCTTCTTGATAGCAGTTTGAACTCGAGTCCAACCGTCAAAACGTAATGTGCGACCAGTCGCTTTGAGCTCGTATTCACCGGACTTAACCGTTAAACGAGTCGCATCGTATTTTGCAGGTGTCATCTGACAGGAGACAAATTGACGCCAAATCAGCTCATACAAGCGCTGTGCGTCTCTCTCCATGTCACTCATCAAAGCGGCATGCACTTTGACATCTGATGGACGAATGGCTTCGTGAGCTTCTTGAGCTCCGTCTTTGCTACCGTAGCGGATAGGTTCATCCGGCAGATACTTATCGCCAAATTCTTTCGCTATCATCTCGCGCACGTTATCTAAGGCTTCCTGACTCAAGTTAGTCGAGTCAGTACGCATATAGGTAATATGACCAGCTTCGTAGAGTCGTTGAGCCATCATCATGGTCTTCTTGACGCCAAAGCCTAAACGGGTACTCGCCGCTTGTTGCAAGGTAGATGTGATATAAGGTGCCGAAGGCTTGCTCTGAGTCGCTCTGTCGTCACGAGCGGCAACCACAAAGCTTGACTGAGATAGAGCTGAAACAGCTTCTAAGGTTTGCTGCTCATTGACAGGATTAAATGCCTTGCCCTGAAACTTAACCACCTGCATTTTAAGCAGATCATTCGCCTGGGTATTCAATTGCGCATGAATATCCCAAAACTCTTCGGGAACGAAAGCCTTAATCTCGCCTTCTCTCTCAACAACTAAACGCGTTGCCACAGACTGAACTCGACCTGCGGATAATCCACGGGCGACTTTCTTCCATAACAAAGGCGATACCATAAACCCAACGACGCGATCGAGGAATCGACGAGCCTGCTGGGCATTTACCATATTGGTATCTAAATGCGCGGGTTTGCTGAATGCCTCTTGAATAGCGGTCTTAGTGATCTCGTTGAAGACGACGCGTTGATAGCGTGATTCGTCTCCACCTATGATCTCCTGCAAGTGCCATGCAATGGCCTCTCCCTCTCTATCCAAATCGGTTGCGAGATAGATTTTGTCGGCTTTTTCGGCTAGAGCCTGTAGCTCTTTAACCACTTTTTCTTTGCCTGGGAGTATCTGATATTTGGCTTTCCAGCCGTTATCAGGGTCCACTCCCATACGAGCAACAAGCGCTTGTTTCGCTTTTTTGCTCTTATAAATGGCTTTCTCTTCAGGAGCCATTTTCCTAACTTCAGCTGGCGTTTTAGTCGCCACTTTAGAGTCAGGACTGGATGATGTTGGTAAGTCTCTTACGTGACCTACGCTCGATTTAACAATGTAATCTTTGCCGAGATATTTATTAATAGTCTTGGCTTTGGCCGGTGATTCGACAATAACTAGCGATTTACCCATAGAATGATCTGCGCCAAAAAGTCTCAAAATGCTGTAATTTGGCTCCATATATAGAGGGTTGTCTCGATTTTTTCAAGTTAATCCCTCTTTTATTTGTACTGGTGAGCCATTTTTAACCATTTTGGAACTATTTCTAAAATAAGTGTGAAAAAAATAAATGCTTAATTAAAAACTAATATTCCATTATTAGTCATCTAGCAAGGAATTCATGTGCATTTCGATGCAAATATCACAAATTTAGCCAATTTCGCCTTACTTGTGAACAATTGAGGCTTAAGTATACTGACCTCATTTCGGCTTTACATCACATCTTAGCTTTAACTTTA
This portion of the Shewanella violacea DSS12 genome encodes:
- a CDS encoding L-serine ammonia-lyase, with product MISVFDMFKIGIGPSSSHTVGPMKAGNIFINDLDREGLLERTDELRSELFGSLGQTGKGHGTGKAVILGLMGEAPDTVDTDTIDAVLKDVSQNQQLLMANGKHVIFSRESGVIYHRRKSLPAHANAMTLYAYSAGECIYERTYYSVGGGFILDQDEIKAQDASPALPIESAPFDFDSAAQLLEYCNSNGLSISALMMENELSIANEADIRKQLWNIWQTMTDCVERGYHKEGLLPGGLKLRRRAPAMYRRLKAEGKNSVDPLAALDWVDLFALSVNEQNAAGDRVVTAPTNGAAGIIPAVLCYYNMFVQEVDNDICCRYLLTAAAIGILYKKNASISGAEVGCQGEVGVACSMAAAALTEIMGGTVEHVENAAEIGMEHNLGLTCDPVGGLVQVPCIERNAMGAVKAINASRMALRGDGNHKVSLDKVIKTMMDTGKDMRSKYKETAKGGLAVNIVEC
- the cysB gene encoding HTH-type transcriptional regulator CysB, yielding MKLQQLRYIAEVVNHNLNVSATAENLYTSQPGISKQVRMLEDELGIQIFGRSGKHLTHVTPAGKQVISIANNILGKVESIKKVAEEYTKPDQGELNIATTDTQARYALPNIIRGFIDRYPKVNLHMHQGTPSQISELAARGDADFAIATEGMHLYSDLIMLPCYHWNRSIVVTRDHPLATRSNISIEDLGRFPLVTYVFGFDRESEIEKSFNSAGLEPRVVFSATSADVLKTYVRLGLGVGVIASMAIDPILDRDLVAIDASHLFAHSTTKIGFRKGNFLRTYMYEFIEHFAPHLTKEVVEKAVALRDPQLIENMFADIELPVR
- the topA gene encoding type I DNA topoisomerase, producing the protein MGKSLVIVESPAKAKTINKYLGKDYIVKSSVGHVRDLPTSSSPDSKVATKTPAEVRKMAPEEKAIYKSKKAKQALVARMGVDPDNGWKAKYQILPGKEKVVKELQALAEKADKIYLATDLDREGEAIAWHLQEIIGGDESRYQRVVFNEITKTAIQEAFSKPAHLDTNMVNAQQARRFLDRVVGFMVSPLLWKKVARGLSAGRVQSVATRLVVEREGEIKAFVPEEFWDIHAQLNTQANDLLKMQVVKFQGKAFNPVNEQQTLEAVSALSQSSFVVAARDDRATQSKPSAPYITSTLQQAASTRLGFGVKKTMMMAQRLYEAGHITYMRTDSTNLSQEALDNVREMIAKEFGDKYLPDEPIRYGSKDGAQEAHEAIRPSDVKVHAALMSDMERDAQRLYELIWRQFVSCQMTPAKYDATRLTVKSGEYELKATGRTLRFDGWTRVQTAIKKKNEEESTLPHIEQGDKLDLKELDPKQHFTKPPARYGEASLVKELEKRGIGRPSTYATIISTIQDRGYVRVENRRFYAEKMGEIVSESLVGSFKELMSYDFTAGMEQTLDDVAKGELKWKKVLDGFYKDLTKQIEQAELPPEEGGMRPNEMVPTDNIKCPTCERPMGIRTGTTGVFLGCSGYALPPKERCKTTMNLTPGEEAVSENSEDVETDALRAKHRCDICGTAMDSYLIDETRKLHVCGNNPICVGHEVELGQFKIKGYEGPIIECDRCSNDMELKNGRFGKYFGCTNSECKNTRKLLKSGEAAPPKEDPIHLPDVKCTKSDGYFVLRDGAAGIFMAASTFPKSRETRAPLVEELVKYRELLWPKYAYLADAPVKDDDGNKASVRFSRKTKEQYVATDVDGKATGWTSKFIDGKWVTEAKKKAKPKAKAATTTKAKAKPKAKAKPKKAEKTED